One Brassica napus cultivar Da-Ae chromosome A5, Da-Ae, whole genome shotgun sequence DNA window includes the following coding sequences:
- the LOC125608614 gene encoding meiosis-specific protein ASY2-like has product MSLSQRLLVAEAHRQFREEAEGNAEDEGGQASGASGAEAPSQVVRPRRRAQRRARFDQSGCLPAPNKLPWLPPEVLRDPRVQSWGNVFSSCSSDETVKNLLRENGGAGVTYLIPSTEQRPWSPPVGYQCVYESYFKDQTKLWFPIPRLITSYAFRRDIAISQLLNGLLRIAVLLMVMAAEMDILMSVRVFEELTFTKAEPNGIFSIKMRANYNVLTGHPNKTQDWQRAYFYVKSDEHAFEEPPGDDYRVLWNQQLVRHPNTIAYPEKFFESAQLIATHSHLRWPDLSREWIRRQQARIARVDWESRVPCVLGPRKSRLSLFTRKQQKLLNKAREMEGIPDLSALLKGKLQMLSSSKSSSAGASESSPKKKADKAKKPAKRGQSSSLEGSVPLEEAPSSVDASEVAAKKKKKKKDNKKRSREEASVEPPETSMAVGDDDVGRHDPTDSTRGSSEGRPEKKSKKTTAEDDGTSAPEVPSKSGGQATETGDGSRDESPLSTRALSPSARKKGVESGGSLPQKAGKGFPDRVEFLYDETTPLVLNPLQCAELTRQIRGGTKELPPIDDLYFKKEYIDAAMASKQSDGSINYLVEKLGVIERFRAENKKASDKAVKEKEVLRVKFAELEDKLKSDRLAKKDALREKARLERLVASLEKEKTELEGERDAVVGTLVKERQRLRDSRIQQVTRERVKVQTAMADKSTRCFGRVKDYLNRLNALEKAKSLYGQASGTKKCLEVIRDSGTEIPQEMIDIFSEHVLRSRFHPLSTQPPFPVRKRGIDGNA; this is encoded by the exons ATGAGCCTTTCCCAGCGTCTTTTGGTCGCTGAAGCCCACAGGCAATTTCGCGAAGAAGCCGAAGGGAACGCTGAGGATGAGGGCGGACAGGCAAGTGGCGCAAGTGGCGCTGAAGCGCCTAGCCAAGTCGTAAGGCCCAGAAGACGGGCTCAACGGAGGGCTCGTTTCGACCAGTCAGGCTGTCTTCCCGCACCAAATA AACTACCTTGGCTTCCTCCCGAAGTGTTACGCGATCCGCGAGTTCAATCGTGGGGAAACGTGTTCAGTTCCTGTTCTTCCGACGAGACCGTGAAGAATTTGCTAAGGGAGAATGGTGGCGCCGGCGTCACCTACCTCATTCCGTCTACCGAGCAGCGCCCATGGTCACCACCGGTCGGTTACCAATGCGTATACGAATCCTACTTCAAGGATCAGACTAAGCTCTGGTTCCCAATCCCTCGATTGATCACGTCGTACGCGTTTCGTCGGGACATCGCCATATCCCAGCTGCTAAACGGGTTGCTACGCATAGCCGTCTTGTTAATGGTTATGGCCGCGGAGATGGATATTTTGATGAGCGTGAGAGTGTTTGAAGAACTGACTTTCACGAAGGCGGAGCCAAACGGGATCTTTTCGATTAAGATGCGAGCAAATTACAATGTCCTGACGGGTCACCCAAACAAGACGCAGGATTGGCAACGAGCGTACTTTTACGTCAAATCTGATGAGCACGCCTTCGAGGAGCCGCCGGGGGACGATTATCGCGTTTTATGGAATCAGCAACTTG TTCGTCATCCTAACACGATCGCCTATCCTGAAAAGTTCTTTGAGAGCGCCCAATTGATCGCGACGCACAGTCATCTCCGTTGGCCAGATCTTAGTCGGGAGTGGATACGTCGTCAGCAAGCTAGAATTGCTAGAG TTGATTGGGAATCGAGAGTTCCTTGTGTACTCGGTCCTCGCAAATCTCGCCTCTCCTTGTTTACTCGGAAACAACAAAAGCTTCTCAACAAGGCCAGAGAGATGGAGGGAATTCCCGACTTGAGTGCTCTGCTAAAAGGGAAGCTTCAAATGCTCTCTTCATCGAAGTCATCTTCTGCCGGTGCCTCAGAG AGTTCCCCGAAGAAAAAGGCCGACAAGGCCAAGAAGCCGGCCAAAAGGGGGCAGTCCTCCTCTCTCGAGGGGAGTGTTCCTTTGGAGGAGGCCCCATCCTCCGTTGATGCTTCTGAAGTCGCggctaaaaagaagaagaagaaaaaggacaACAAGAAAAGGTCTCGTGAGGAGGCTTCTGTTGAGCCCCCGGAGACCTCGATGGCCGTAGGGGATGATGATGTGGGAAGACACGATCCAACCGATTCTACTCGGGGATCGTCTGAAGGTCGTCCCGAGAAGAAGTCGAAGAAGACGACCGCAGAGGATGATGGGACTTCTGCTCCTGAGGTCCCTTCTAAAAGCGGGGGACAGGCTACTGAAACCGGAGATGGTTCTCGGGATGAATCTCCGTTGAGTACGAGAGCCCTTTCTCCTTCTGCAAGGAAGAAGGGTGTTGAAAGTGGAGGTTCGCTTCCGCAGAAGGCGGGAAAAGGGTTCCCGGATCGCGTAGAGTTTTTGTACGATGAGACGACTCCGCTGGTACTAAATCCGCTTCAATGCGCGGAACTGACACGTCAGATCCGTGGTGGGACAAAAGAGTTGCCACCGATCGACGATCTGTACTTTAAGAAGGAGTACATTGATGCAGCCATGGCGAGCAAACAG AGCGACGGGAGTATAAACTATCTCGTCGAGAA GCTGGGCGTGATAGAGAGGTTTCGCGCGGAGAACAAGAAGGCTAGCGACAAAGCAGTCAAAGAGAAGGAAGTCCTCCGGGTCAAATTTGCAGAGCTAGAAGACAAGTTAAAGTCTGATCGTCTCGCCAAAAAGGATGCTCTGCGCGAGAAGGCTCGTTTAGAGCGGTTGGTCGCTTCTCTTGAGAAGGAGAAAACTGAGTTAGAAGGAGAGAGGGATGCCGTCGTTGGGACGCTGGTCAAGGAGAGACAACGCTTGAGAGACTCTAGGATTCAGCAGGTTACTCGCGAAAGGGTCAAAGTCCAGACAGCTATGGCAGACAAGTCTACTCGCTGCTTTGGTCGAGTAAAGGACTATCTGAACCGTCTTAACGCGTTGGAGAAGGCCAAGAGTTTATATGGGCAAGCTTCGGGAACCAAGAAGTGTCTTGAGGTGATAAGAGATAGCGGGACGGAGATCCCGCAGGAAATGATAGACATCTTCTCGGAGCACGTTCTCAGAAGCAGATTTCATCCTCTCTCCACTCAACCTCCCTTCCCGGTTCGTAAGCGAGGAATTGATGGGAACGCTTGA